From Podospora bellae-mahoneyi strain CBS 112042 chromosome 3, whole genome shotgun sequence, the proteins below share one genomic window:
- a CDS encoding hypothetical protein (CAZy:AA4; EggNog:ENOG503NZZV; COG:C) codes for MGALTEGGENTWGVFPYGFGPYSDGIFSQSNFGIVTKMGMTLMPNPGGHESFMEIIRPLRISTILENVAQLRHVTQTIAASGLPKSHFFSGSGTIPPEIIHSAAAASPVGDHTWAYYGMSYGAPHIRSYKLAIIDAEFSKIPGCRKIDPSTLPEDEYFWSRDRIASGTPDIHELRWVNWAPNGAHIAFSPVSPIRSADATKLFQLGKRIHEKYGIDFMPAFIVGLREMHLIVEIVFDRDDREQKERALGCLRDMVDEAAREGYGEYRTHLVLMDQVAGTYGWGGGALGRFNERLKDALDPNGILAPGRCGIWGGRYRGRGWEMGRGSERGSEGDGVGGRVL; via the exons atgggggcgttgacggaggggggggagaataCTTGGGGGGTGTTTCCTTATGGGTTTGGGCCTTATTCTGA TGGGATTTTTTCGCAGAGTAATTTTGGGATTGTGACCAAGATGGGGATGACGCTGATGCCAAATCCCGGGGGGCATGAGAGTTTT ATGGAAATCATCCGCCCCCTCCGCAtttccaccatcctcgaaAACGTCGCCCAGCTCCGCCACGTAACCCAAACCATCGCCGCCTCTGGTCTCCCAAAATCACACTTCTTCTCCGGCAGTGGCACCATCCCCCCCGAAATAATCcactccgccgccgccgcctccccggTAGGCGACCACACCTGGGCCTACTACGGCATGTCCTACGGCGCGCCCCACATCCGCTCCTACAAactcgccatcatcgacgcCGAGTTCAGCAAAATCCCCGGCTGCCGCAAAatcgacccctccaccctccccgaggACGAATATTTCTGGTCCCGAGACAGAATCGCCTCCGGAACACCCGACATCCACGAACTCCGCTGGGTGAACTGGGCCCCCAACGGTGCTCACATTGCCTTTTCCCCTGTCTCCCCCATCCGTAGTGCTGATGCTACGAAACTCTTCCAGCTGGGCAAGAGGATTCATGAAAAGTACGGGATTGATTTCATGCCTGCTTTTATTGTTGGACTGAGGGAGATGCATTTGATTGTGGAGATTGTTTTTGATAGAGATGACAGggagcagaaggagagggcgtTGGGGTGTCTGAGGGATATGGTTGATGAGGCTGCGAGGGAGGGGTACGGGGAGTATAGGACGCATTTGGTGCTGATGGATCAGGTGGCGGGTACGTatgggtggggtgggggggcgCTGGGGAGGTTTAATGAAAGGTTGAAGGATGCGTTGGATCCGAATGGGATATTGGCGCCGGGGAGGtgtgggatttgggggggaaggtatagagggcgggggtgggagatggggagggggagtgagagggggagcgagggagacggggttggggggagggtgctaTAA
- a CDS encoding hypothetical protein (EggNog:ENOG503NZZV; COG:C), with protein sequence MSSRSSTPEATTPIPTLPKTHSGIPPYLLPKATRAKEAVFSGRTKPAKPRSREVPVVPQGVSRDQFLEALEELKRELGEENVEVNDKPLKDGWYMEHPNTHDMMTILDEEEFVAGAVVYPGNTDEVVKMVKWANRWLVPIFPISMGRNLGYGGAAPRVRGSVTVDLGRRMNKILDINPQDYTCLVEPGVSFYGLYEELGRRGLREHMWVDTPDLGEHHWEYG encoded by the exons ATGTCCTCCagatcctccacccccgaagccaccaccccgattcccaccctccccaagaCCCACTCCGGCATCCCCCCGtatctcctccccaaagccACCCGCGCTAAGGAGGCCGTCTTCTCCGGCCGGACCAAACCCGCCAAGCCCCGCAGTCGTGAGGTGCCGGTGGTTCCCCAGGGTGTTTCCCGCGATCAGTTCCtcgaggcgttggaggaaCTGAAGCGAgagttgggagaggagaacGTCGAGGTGAATGATAAACCTTTGAAAGATGGATGGTACATGGAGCACCCCAACACGCACGACATGATGACCATtttggatgaagaggagtTTGTCGCCGGGGCGGTTGTCTACCCGGGCAACACAGACGAGGTGGTCAAGATGGTGAAGTGGGCTAACAGATGGCTTGTTCCCATTTTTCCTATATCCATGGGGAGAAACC TGGGCTATGGCGGCGCCGCTCCGCGAGTGAGGGGTTCGGTCACGGTTgatctggggaggaggatgaataAGATACTGGATATCAACCCCCAGGATTATACCTGCTTGGTTGAGCCGGGGGTGTCGTTTTACGGGTTGTATGAAgagcttgggaggagggggttgagggagcaCATGTGGGTTGACACGCCTGATTTGGGGGAGCATCATTGGGAATACGGTTGA
- a CDS encoding hypothetical protein (EggNog:ENOG503PWN8), whose translation MRRDLIFFHQALSLSLSLSLSVCVCVCTTPNTTSTISNPSKTITLQPHHNIPSASSPNPLDAFATLTMASQPPRPQLRKKASFRDRFKSWQKSAPPALEAIEEPKQKFVYEPKHAASDFSRMPVLPVGSQRHRIFDSRRTAPLQSLPEGTTRLKARRGRQSEGRRTDDAVNPPPQLALQHELARRDSKSKRYSYTLVEDPLRVSQTAAVHQVPISTPPMSWDPAPKELRQASHTPTRHHSHSQHTRQPRASPSTDFELFLAQAEAEERAHHEVVLRQMSQRAAAAQAAYPHRPTVHPNPHTQFASAVSDVSAATTAVGGRTSASGRSKNSSRRSRDAASTGTGNRSHSSFAHPLPTEVSQQPLEQPIQRLRHKGHSRNPSWATGASVELTKLDTFAAETAPTVQPVQVLGVDEAFKPPHTQVDQPRTLRRQSSIAQKIAEYIRPSRQVDGGVGYQRSGSKRHSQAIPKVETLAE comes from the coding sequence ATGAGGCGTGACCTTATATTTTTCCACCAagccctctctctctctctctctctctctctctctgtgtgtgtgtgtgtgtgtactACGCCAAACACAACTTCAACAATATCCAATCCCAGCAAGACAATAACCCTCCAGCCGCATCACAACATTCCCAGTGCATCTTCTCCAAATCCATTAGACGCATTTGCCACACTCACAATGGCGAGCCAACCCCCACGGCCCCAACTCAGAAAGAAGGCGAGCTTCCGGGACCGCTTCAAGTCATGGCAGAAATCGGCTCCTCCCGCTTTGGAGGCAATTGAGGAACCAAAGCAAAAGTTTGTCTACGAGCCCAAGCATGCCGCCTCGGACTTTTCGCGCATGCCAGTGTTGCCAGTGGGCAGCCAGAGACACCGGATCTTTGACTCCAGGCGAACTGCCCCGTTGCAAAGTTTGCCTGAGGGGACAACAAGACTCAAAGCACGTAGGGGAAGACAGTCAGAAGGGAGGAGAACAGACGACGCAGTGAACCCTCCGCCCCAGTTGGCCCTCCAACATGAGCTGGCGAGAAGAGATTCCAAGTCAAAACGATACTCCTACACTCTGGTAGAGGATCCGTTGCGGGTTTCCCAAACGGCAGCCGTCCACCAAGTTCCTATCAGCACCCCACCGATGAGTTGGGACCCAGCTCCGAAAGAGCTCCGGCAGGCAAGCCACACCCCAACAAGACACCACTCTCACAGTCAGCACACCCGGCAGCCAAGAGCGTCGCCATCGACAGACTTTGAGTTATTTCTTGCCCAAGCTGAAGCCGAAGAACGCGCACATCACGAGGTTGTCTTGCGCCAGATGTCACAGCGCGCAGCGGCGGCTCAGGCCGCTTATCCCCATCGGCCTACTGTCCATCCCAATCCCCACACGCAATTTGCGAGTGCGGTGTCGGATGTAAGCGCCGCCACCACAGCCGTCGGAGGAAGGACGTCCGCCAGTGGCAGAAGCAAGAACAGCAGCCGGAGAAGTAGAGATGCTGCGTCCACTGGCACCGGGAATCGATCGCATTCGTCTTTtgcccatcctctcccaacaGAAGTCTCCCAACAGCCGCTCGAGCAGCCGATTCAACGATTGCGCCACAAAGGACATTCAAGAAATCCCAGCTGGGCTACTGGTGCGAGTGTGGAGTTGACGAAGCTTGATACATTTGCCGCGGAAACCGCGCCCACTGTGCAACCGGTTCAGGTGTTGGGCGTGGATGAGGCCTTCAAGCCTCCCCATACACAAGTTGACCAGCCACGAACGTTGAGACGGCAGTCGAGCATAGCTCAGAAGATAGCCGAGTACATCCGACCTTCTCGACAGGTGGACGGCGGTGTTGGGTACCAGAGGAGTGGATCCAAACGTCATAGTCAGGCCATCCCTAAAGTCGAAACGCTGGCCGAGTAA
- a CDS encoding hypothetical protein (EggNog:ENOG503NZ3K; COG:S) yields the protein MRLINVSSLQIEEFYGTYIPPYAILSHTWEATEASFQQWTKRVTRIRKFKHLGFEKIYAACKRARENGLGYLWADTVCIDKTSSAELSEAINSMYAWYENAQVCYVYLSDVRIPSRESNLDVLTLFRRSRWFTRGWTLQELLAPSNIVFYTREWVQMGTKQALAVLIREITGIDESCLRGTRRVAVCSVAQRMSWASRRVTTREEDITYSLLGIFGISMPLLYGEGSQNAFRRLQEEIIKVSDDQSILAFNTDSSDNTLLAHHPSDFASQGGVRPSFAPKLTPPFTMSNAGLSLTTPLIYTMSPYWVLAVLNCVELHWAQEDVRARSITCLPLLGRDKKFMRARAPVTLISLGVDLVGNQGTLRSKHSDSTPEVGGSDSDSNTALAESTSTIAKTTPLEIQDLTTRKDTDILVTYFSRIYPLYGTEMDEAMKGFEVIDVGPSMKIPDRGFMIAFPRGMGSYRYLDSFPKGDLYPNISFFMPSATPPTSTREKMEENRGNVTRGLLVYSHEMAGRCKPGFLEEIEIVGIYLALDCSTRNWTCRILDLERRISGPDLEHKWIVKGDEMVLDKPEEWPHYDQQRNMVVAARTRFETAKGHPCKEAIMVEIVFDLKELLKERDLEG from the coding sequence ATGCGACTCATCAATGTGTCTAGCCTTCAGATTGAGGAATTTTACGGAACCTATATACCCCCGTACGCCATTCTATCTCATACCTGGGAAGCAACAGAAGCCAGCTTCCAGCAGTGGACCAAACGTGTAACAAGAATACGAAAGTTCAAGCATCTAGGCTTCGAAAAGATCTACGCAGCGTGTAAACGCGCACGGGAGAACGGGCTCGGCTACTTATGGGCAGATACTGTCTGCATTGACAAAACGAGCTCGGCCGAGCTGTCTGAGGCCATCAATTCGATGTATGCGTGGTACGAAAACGCCCAAGTCTGCTATGTCTACCTGTCAGACGTTAGGATACCGTCAAGGGAAAGTAACCTGGATGTATTGACCTTGTTTCGTCGGTCTCGGTGGTTTACACGCGGCTGGACCCTACAAGAGCTTCTAGCGCCGTCTAATATCGTATTCTACACAAGAGAATGGGTGCAGATGGGAACCAAGCAGGCGTTGGCAGTTCTTATTCGCGAAATCACAGGGATTGACGAAAGCTGTTTGAGAGGTACCAGGCGGGTCGCTGTCTGCAGCGTCGCACAACGGATGAGTTGGGCTTCTCGAAGAGTGACGAcgcgggaggaggacatcACATATTCATTGCTCGGCATTTTCGGAATCAGCATGCCATTACTCTACGGGGAAGGAAGTCAAAACGCGTTTAGGAGGCTTCAGGAGGAAATTATCAAGGTGTCTGACGACCAAAGCATCCTTGCCTTCAACACCGATTCATCCGACAATACGCTACTCGCCCACCACCCGAGTGACTTTGCCTCCCAAGGAGGAGTGCGACCCAGCTTTGCGCCCAAGCTGACACCACCTTTCACTATGTCCAATGCTGGGTTATCACTGACTACGCCTTTGATTTACACCATGTCCCCCTACTGGGTGTTGGCTGTGTTGAACTGTGTGGAGCTACACTGGGCCCAGGAAGATGTCAGGGCACGGTCAATCACTTGCCTCCCGCTTCTCGGTAGGGACAAGAAGTTCATGCGGGCTCGCGCGCCGGTTACACTCATTAGCTTGGGAGTAGACTTGGTAGGCAATCAGGGGACATTGCGGTCAAAACACAGCGACTCTACGCCTGAAGTCGGGGGTAGTGACAGTGATAGCAACACAGCATTGGCAGAGAGCACCTCCACTATTGCGAAAACCACGCCCCTTGAGATACAAGATTTGACAACTCGGAAAGACACGGATATCCTCGTCACCTACTTCTCTCGAATCTACCCTTTATATGGTACTGAGATGGACGAGGCGATGAAGGGCTTTGAGGTTATCGACGTGGGGCCATCCATGAAGATACCTGATCGGGGGTTCATGATCGCATTTCCACGGGGAATGGGATCCTACCGGTACTTGGACTCGTTCCCTAAGGGAGACCTCTATCCAAACATCAGCTTCTTCATGCCTTCCGCAACCCCTCCGACGAGCACAagagagaagatggaggagaacCGCGGAAACGTCACCAGAGGCCTGCTTGTTTACTCACACGAAATGGCGGGGAGATGCAAGCCTGGCTTCTTGGAGGAAATCGAGATCGTAGGTATCTATCTCGCACTGGACTGTTCAACTCGTAATTGGACATGTCGGATTTTGGACCTGGAAAGGCGAATTTCTGGGCCCGACTTGGAACACAAGTGGATTGTAAAGGGGGATGAAATGGTACTTGACAAACCTGAGGAATGGCCCCATTACGACCAGCAGCGAAATATGGTCGTCGCAGCTCGCACAAGATTTGAGACCGCCAAGGGGCATCCCTGTAAAGAGGCGATCATGGTGGAAATCGTCTTTGACCTGAAAGAACTGCTGAAGGAAAGAGATCTGGAAGGGTGA
- a CDS encoding hypothetical protein (EggNog:ENOG503P44F; COG:S): protein MTSFLFRSSRNPQYKLVFYVPTSHLRICKDAVFAAGAGRYPGAGNYTECCWTALGTGQFKPGHGAKPYKGKINVLAEEEEARVETLCVGKAVAKRAVEALKKAHPYEEPAYEVYKMEDVESWRLGSGLRAKL, encoded by the exons ATGACATCGTTTCTATTTCGTTCCAGCAGAAACCCTCAGTACAAACTCGTCTTCTACGTCCCAACCTCCCACCTTCGAATTTGCAAAGACGCCgtctttgctgctggggcaGGCCGTTATCCCGGAGCTGGCAATTACACAGAATGTTGCTGGACAGCATTGGGAACTGGACAGTTCAAACCGGGACACGGTGCCAAACCTTACAAGGGAAAAATCAACGTACTcgctgaggaagaagaggctcgGGTTGAGACACTGTGTGTGGGAAAGGCCGTGGCCAAACGCGCCGTGGAAGCTCTGAAGAA GGCACACCCATACGAGGAGCCAGCTTATGAGGTTTACAAGATGGAGGACGTAGAAAGCTGGCGCCTAGGCTCTGGATTGCGAGCCAAGTTATGA
- a CDS encoding hypothetical protein (EggNog:ENOG503NTYP; COG:I; COG:J; COG:T), with the protein MSIQSSNWQTPAEKRKSLLASIRDDWKLSPEDLVKAKSQRDITGVVPEHLEAAEASILAKNAPDIVSHVKDGTYSALQVTTAFCDCLHELFFDQALERAKALHAGFKETGTVSGPLYGLPISLKDQFHIKDVYTTMG; encoded by the exons ATGTCGATTCAGAGCTCAAATTGGCAGACCCCGGCGGAGAAGCGCAAGAGCCTTCTTGCCAGTATACGCGACGATTGGAAGCTCTCACCAGAGGACCTAGTGAAAGCAAAAAGCCAGCGCGACATCACCGGTGTAGTGCCAGAGCACTTGGAAGCCGCCGAAGCGTCGATCTTAGCCAAAAACGCCCCAGATATTGTCAGTCACGTGAAAGACGGGACCTACAGTGCTCTACAGGTCACCACGGCCTTTT GCGACTGTCTTCATGAACTCTTCTTTGACCAGGCCTTGGAACGTGCCAAGGCTCTCCACGCTGGTTTCAAGGAGACAGGAACGGTCTCTGGACCTCTCTACGGCCTTCCCATCAGTTTGAAGGACCAGTTTCACATCAAAGACGTCTATACGACTATGGGttag